One region of Triticum aestivum cultivar Chinese Spring chromosome 6B, IWGSC CS RefSeq v2.1, whole genome shotgun sequence genomic DNA includes:
- the LOC123137346 gene encoding actin-related protein 3 isoform X1, with protein MDPTSRPAVVIDNGTGYTKMGFAGNVEPCFITPTAVAVNESFSDQTRATAKGNWLAQHSAGVMADLDFLIGEEALARSRSSSTYSLSYPIRNGQVDNWDTMEKFWQQCIFNYLRCDPEDHYFLLTESPLTPPETREYTGEIMFETFNVPGLYIAVQPVLALAAGYTTTKCEMTGVVVDVGDGATHIVPVADGYVIGNSISSIPLTGKDVTQFIQQLMKERGEHIPPEESFDVARRAKEMYCYTCSDIVKEFNKHDREPSKYIKRLTGIKPKTGAPYTCDIGYERFLGPEIFFHPEIYNNDFTTPLQDVIDKCIQSSPIDTRRALYKNIVLSGGSTMFKDFHRRLQRDLKKIVDVRVRASNTRLGGDAKAQPVEVNVVSHPIQRYAVWFGGSVLASTAEFYEACHTKAEYEEYGASICRSNPVFKGMY; from the exons ATGGACCCCACCTCACGCCCCGCCGTCGTCATCGACAACGGCACCGG CTACACCAAGATGGGATTCGCCGGGAACGTGGAGCCCTGCTTCATCACCCCCACCGCCGTCGCCGTCAACGAGTCCTTCTCCGACCAGACGAGGGCCACCGCCAAAGGGAACTGGCTGGCGCAGCACAGCGCGGGCGTCATGGCCGATCTCGACTTCTTAATAGGGGAGGAGGCTTTAGCCCGGTCCCGTTCCAGCAGCACATACAGCTTGAGCTACCCCATTCGCAACGGCCAG GTTGACAACtgggacaccatggagaagttctGGCAGCAATGCATTTTCAACTACCTCAGGTGTGACCCAGAAGATCACTATTTCCTGCTGACCGAGAGCCCACTGACTCCTCCAGAAACCCGGGAGTACACTGGGGAGATCATGTTTGAGACGTTCAATGTGCCTGGTCTCTACATAGCGGTTCAACCCGTCCTTGCCCTAGCCGCAGGATACACAACAACCAAG TGTGAAATGACAGGTGTTGTGGTTGATGTGGGTGACGGAGCTACCCACATTGTTCCTGTTGCTGATGGGTATGTCATTGGGAACAGTATCAGTTCTATCCCACTTACAGGCAAGGATGTTACCCAGTTTATTCAGCAACTTATGAAG GAAAGAGGTGAACACATTCCACCCGAAGAATCTTTTGATGTAGCAAGGAGGGCGAAGGAAATGTACTGCTATACATGTTCGGACATTGTGAAG GAATTTAATAAGCATGACAGGGAGCCCTCAAAGTACATAAAACGCTTGACTGGCATCAAACCAAAAACGGGTGCTCCGTACACCTGTGACATTGGATACGAGCGCTTCCTGGGCCCTGAG ATATTCTTCCACCCCGAGATTTACAACAATGACTTCACCACTCCTTTGCAAGATGTTATAGACAAGTGCATCCAATCATCCCCAATTGACACAAGAAGGGCTCTTTATAAG AATATTGTCTTGTCTGGGGGTTCAACTATGTTCAAGGATTTCCACAGAAGATTACAGCGGGACCTGAAAAAGATTGTGGATGTACGGGTCCGTGCATCTAATACTCGACTTGGTGGAGATGCGAAG GCTCAACCCGTGGAAGTAAACGTGGTTAGCCATCCAATTCAAAGATATGCGGTTTGGTTTGGCGGATCGGTGCTTGCTTCTACAGCAGAATTCTACGAG GCGTGCCACACAAAAGCAGAGTATGAAGAGTACGGTGCAAGCATCTGCCGATCAAATCCTGTTTTCAAAGGGATGTATTGA
- the LOC123137346 gene encoding actin-related protein 3 isoform X2 encodes MDPTSRPAVVIDNGTGYTKMGFAGNVEPCFITPTAVAVNESFSDQTRATAKGNWLAQHSAGVMADLDFLIGEEALARSRSSSTYSLSYPIRNGQVDNWDTMEKFWQQCIFNYLRCDPEDHYFLLTESPLTPPETREYTGEIMFETFNVPGLYIAVQPVLALAAGYTTTKVLWLMWVTELPTLFLLLMGMSLGTVSVLSHLQERGEHIPPEESFDVARRAKEMYCYTCSDIVKEFNKHDREPSKYIKRLTGIKPKTGAPYTCDIGYERFLGPEIFFHPEIYNNDFTTPLQDVIDKCIQSSPIDTRRALYKNIVLSGGSTMFKDFHRRLQRDLKKIVDVRVRASNTRLGGDAKAQPVEVNVVSHPIQRYAVWFGGSVLASTAEFYEACHTKAEYEEYGASICRSNPVFKGMY; translated from the exons ATGGACCCCACCTCACGCCCCGCCGTCGTCATCGACAACGGCACCGG CTACACCAAGATGGGATTCGCCGGGAACGTGGAGCCCTGCTTCATCACCCCCACCGCCGTCGCCGTCAACGAGTCCTTCTCCGACCAGACGAGGGCCACCGCCAAAGGGAACTGGCTGGCGCAGCACAGCGCGGGCGTCATGGCCGATCTCGACTTCTTAATAGGGGAGGAGGCTTTAGCCCGGTCCCGTTCCAGCAGCACATACAGCTTGAGCTACCCCATTCGCAACGGCCAG GTTGACAACtgggacaccatggagaagttctGGCAGCAATGCATTTTCAACTACCTCAGGTGTGACCCAGAAGATCACTATTTCCTGCTGACCGAGAGCCCACTGACTCCTCCAGAAACCCGGGAGTACACTGGGGAGATCATGTTTGAGACGTTCAATGTGCCTGGTCTCTACATAGCGGTTCAACCCGTCCTTGCCCTAGCCGCAGGATACACAACAACCAAG GTGTTGTGGTTGATGTGGGTGACGGAGCTACCCACATTGTTCCTGTTGCTGATGGGTATGTCATTGGGAACAGTATCAGTTCTATCCCACTTACAG GAAAGAGGTGAACACATTCCACCCGAAGAATCTTTTGATGTAGCAAGGAGGGCGAAGGAAATGTACTGCTATACATGTTCGGACATTGTGAAG GAATTTAATAAGCATGACAGGGAGCCCTCAAAGTACATAAAACGCTTGACTGGCATCAAACCAAAAACGGGTGCTCCGTACACCTGTGACATTGGATACGAGCGCTTCCTGGGCCCTGAG ATATTCTTCCACCCCGAGATTTACAACAATGACTTCACCACTCCTTTGCAAGATGTTATAGACAAGTGCATCCAATCATCCCCAATTGACACAAGAAGGGCTCTTTATAAG AATATTGTCTTGTCTGGGGGTTCAACTATGTTCAAGGATTTCCACAGAAGATTACAGCGGGACCTGAAAAAGATTGTGGATGTACGGGTCCGTGCATCTAATACTCGACTTGGTGGAGATGCGAAG GCTCAACCCGTGGAAGTAAACGTGGTTAGCCATCCAATTCAAAGATATGCGGTTTGGTTTGGCGGATCGGTGCTTGCTTCTACAGCAGAATTCTACGAG GCGTGCCACACAAAAGCAGAGTATGAAGAGTACGGTGCAAGCATCTGCCGATCAAATCCTGTTTTCAAAGGGATGTATTGA